Within the Bacteroidia bacterium genome, the region AACCAGGATCATATACTATATCAAAAGGCCCTGTACCTGAAGTTGCCACAAAGGTAATATTAGTACTACCCCCTTCACAAATTGTTGTTGTGCCATTGAGTTGACCATTTGGTAAAGGAGTTACAGTAACAGTGGTTGATCCGGCTGTTGAGCTACAACCATTGGAACTTCCGGTTACCGAATAAGTCACTGTTCCTGAACCACTAATTGTTTGTGCAATGGAGGTAGCAGAAACATTGGTTTGGTTAGATTGTCCTGAGGTGGTACCAGTGTTTACTGTTGACCAGCTCCATAAGGTTCCTCCGATATTGGAGGTCAAAGAAATGTCTGTATTGGAACCACTACAAATAGAAGGATCATTATTGGTAATTGATACAACCGGATATGGATTAACTACAATTGTTACTGTGGCTGATGCAACGACACAAGCGTTTCCGAATGTTCCAATATTTACAGTATAAGTTCCCGTTGCTGTTGGGGTACCACTAATGATAAAATTTGAGCCACTGAGATTACCGGTTACACCAGCAGGTAAAGCTCCCCCACTTATAAAGGCAACACTAGCTCCGCCTCCAATGGAATAAATAACACTTGTAATAGGGGAATTAACACACACATTTTGATTGTCCGTACCTGTAGCAGAACTTAAGGTTAATGAATGATTTGGAAGCACAGTAATGGTGCCAGTTGAGGTTAAGTTTCCACATCCTCCCGACAATGTTACTGTATATGGAAAAGTACCACTTACAGAAGGGATTCCACTTATGGTAACTGTATTAGAAGCAAATACACCGTTTACACCGGTTGGCAAACCTGTAACACTTGCACCTGTAGCTCCTGTTGTATTGTATGTAATGTTTGCAATCGGATTATTTATACAAAGCGATTGACTGGTTGTAGAAGGTGCAGAACTTAAGGTTATTGTATTGCTTGGAGTTACTGATATGTTACCTGTAATAGTCGTTGTACCGCAACCACCTGTCAAAGTACCAACATAGGTATAATTTCCTTGGATAGTTGGTGAACCTGATATAGTAATAATATTTCCTGCAAAATTTCCTGAAACCCCGCCAGGTAAGCCTGTGAAAGAAACTCCCGTTGCCCCGGTTGTGGAGTAAACGATATTGGTAATTGGACTATTTGCGCAAACAGTTTGATTCGTAGTTCCGGCTGCAGAAGTTAAGGTTGCTGTATTGTTTGGACTAACAGTAATTGTTCCGGAACTTGTAACGGTACCACATCCACCAGTTAAAGTAACAGTGTATGGAAAGGATCCAGAAACTGTTGGAGTTCCGCTTATAATTACTGAATTCCCACTGAAATTTCCCGTTACACCGGATGGTAAGCCGCTAAATGTTGCTCCTGTTGCCCCAGTTGTGGAATAAACAATTGTTGTTAACGGTGTGTTTATACATAAGGTCGGAGTAGTGCTTCCGGAAGAAAGGTTAATGGTATTTACGGGAGAAACATTAATTGATCCGGTGGCTGTAATGGTTCCACAACCACCAGTTAGTGTTACTGTATAATTGTTATTACCTGTTATTGTTGGCGAACCTGATATGGTAACTGTATTACTCGAAAAGGAACCATTTACCCCTGTAGGCAAACCAGAATAACTTGCACCAGTTGCCCCGGTGGTAGAATAGGTTATTTGTGTAATTGGAGAGTTTACACAGGCTGTTTGATTATCTGAACCTGATGATGATGTTAGGGTTACCGTATTATTAGGTGTAACTGTTATCGTTCCCGTTGCAGTAATGGCTCCACAACCACCTGTTAACGTGACGGTATAGGTAAATGGACTTCCGGCTGTAGTTAACGGGGTTCCACTTATTGTAATGGTTCCACCACTATAAACACCATTTACTCCGGGTGGTAAATTTGAAAAGTTAGCTCCGGTAGCTCCGGTGGTTGAATAGGTAATATTGGATATGGGCGTATTAACACACCTGGTTTGCAAATTAGAATTGACACCGGAGGTCAGGGTTATGGTATTATTTGGAGTAACATTAAAGGTAACATCACTGGTACAAACACCAAGAGTAGCTCTCACCGTAACACTACCTGTATAGGATCCTGCATTGTAGTCATTACTTGTGATTGTACCTCCACCTGACACAATTGACCATACCGGATTTGGATTATTATTATTTCCGCTTAAAGAATAGGTTAATGGTTTAGAAGTACCAGTACAAATTGCAGCAGTGGATGTAGTATTTGTCACTGTTGTCAGCTGCTTGTATCTTAAGATTGCACTAGTTCCATTCCAAACAGCGCAATTGGTATTACCTACTGCAACCCCTATTGTACCGGAATAATTTGAAACCCAGTCAATACTTTCATTATTTCCGGCAATATTATTGCTATTTTGATAAAACAACGTGGCCCCGCCAACTCCACCAATTTTTCCCCATATCTTGGAATCATAGGAAGTACCGCTAGTGTTGAAATTATATCCAACTCCGCTAATCACATTAAATCTGGCATAATCTCCTTGATTTATAGGGTTGATAATATTCTCTACATTACAACCAAAATTGTTTATTCCTAAGTTACTTCCATTAGGACATTCATTAGTAGCAACCGGACTACTTATTAAAGTTACTGTAACAGTTGCACAGGTTGAATTGGTGGTACATGAGTATAAATTCATTACAGAATAAATAGATCCACCGGGTGAAGTGAAATCAACGGATGCTTGGAGTCCGGAACAGGCCGGCCCATTATCATCATTGTAAGCTAAATAGGTACAACCCGTAGTGTAAATTGACAATTGGGTATCATAACTACTTCCACAGGTAGAAACACGGTAGGTAGCTCCGGCAACAGTACCTGTTATTGTGCTACGCTCACCACCATACTGACAAGTAGTGATAGTTCCTGATTGCCCAACAGTCCAACCGGCAACGCTAATGGTTGCAAAATCTGACGCAGAACATGAACATTGGGAATATCCTACTTGAATAGTAGAAAATGAAAGTATGAAAATCCCTAATAAAAGGTACAGCTGCTTTTTCATATGATTTACCTAAAGTATGCAAAGCTATTAAATTTGTCAAAATAGTTGGCAAATCCTGTAACATTTCTAGATATTTATCGTTGTTGAATCCTTGTAAATGCAAAAAACTGACAAAACGCTTGATATTATTGACATTCAACAATAACATTCCAATTCAAAAAGTGTATTCTTAAATCAATTCCACAAAACTTAATGCTACTTTTTGGAATATTTCTAACAAGAGACAATAAAAAAGGGTTGAATTCCGATTGGAATTCAACCCTTTTTTATTGTTATACTTTCTACTAATTCTTAGTAATTTTATGAGAAATGGTTTTACCATCCTTGGTTAGATTAACCAAATAAGTACCGACGCTAATTCCGGTTAAATCCAGTTCCATTTTAGAATAATTTGTTATGTCATATTTTGGGAATGTTCTAACCACTCTTCCGGATAAATCTGACAAACTAATTTCCATTACGCCATTGGCGCCATTTTGAAACTCAACAAAAACCTGGTCTTGCGAAGGATTAGGATAAATAGATACTCCAAAACCAAACACATCTTCAACACTGGTAGGTTTATAGTTAACCAATAAGGTATCAGAGGAGCCGGTACAACCGATATCATCAACCACTACAACGAAATACCAACTGGTATGGTCAAATGTATAAGTTTGGTTGGTTTGGCCTACCAAAAGCGTATCATAAGCATCAAATTGCCATTCATGCCATTGGTAACTTACAGCAGGATCAGAGGTCAAGGTGTTTTGAGAAACACTAATTTGCGGATAAGGAGCATGTACAATAACCTGTATTGGAGTTGCTAACAAGGTACTATCAATACAACCATTCATATCCATAACAGTTACGCTATAGTAGCCGGATTGATTTACACTAATGGAAGGAGTGGTGGATCCACTAGTCCAAAGGTAGGAATAAAAACCTGGACCTACATCCAAAATAACTGAACCCGGATTACCATTCGCATCTACTGCACAAAATTCTGTTGGACCTAAAGCTGTAATAACCGGTTGAAGTATAGTAAAGACTTGGGTTTGAATGTTTGCAGAAGTTGCAGAACATCCGTTTTGATCAACAACCGTTAATTGCAATACAGATGTGACATTGGTGGTAACACATTCAGTTGTTAAACCATTGTTCCATTGGTATTGAACATATCCGGGCTGACCGCATAAAGTAACTTCATCGCCAGGGCAGAAAGAAGTTGGCCCATTAGAAACAACTGTTGGATTTGGAGCAGGATTAACCAATACATTTACCGGAGTACTTTGTCCGCTGCACCCTGTCGCATCGGTAGCAAATATCGAATATTGACCACTTACGGTAACCCAAAGTGTAGAAGTAGTAGTTTGGCCATCACTCCACAAATAGGAGGTGTATCCGGAACCTGCATCCAACAACAAAGAATCTCCTTCACAGAAGGTGGTTTGATTTCCTGTACTTGTAATGATTGGCTCTAGCAGATAGGCTGTACTAACAGCTATTTGATCCTCATTGATACAACCATTGGCATCAACTGCTGCAACCTCATAAATTCCGGTTTGTGAAACAGTTAATGTTTGGGAACTGCTACCATCGCTCCACAAGTAGCTTTGATAACCGCTACCGGCATCCAAAGTAACTGAAAGATTCACACAAATAATGGTATCGGAACCCAAGTTTACCGTACTTGGAACATCAGTTACTAATACATTCTTAGTTAAGGTATCCGTACAGCCATTTAAATCAGTGTAGTAATAGTTCACGTCTGTATTTCCCAAGCCAACAACTCCTGCCACGAAGGTAGAACCGGTAACTCCCGGTCCAAAAAATGTACCTCCGGTTGGACTTCCTATTAATGCAAGATTGATTGAATTAAGACAAACAACACTGTCAATTCCTGTAATGGCCAATTGAGGTAATGGCAAGATAATAACCTGCTGTGTTACCCGATTTGAACATCCAGTTAATGTATCTGTGTATGAATACTTAACAATAGCTGTATCGTTACCAACCAATTGAGGATTAAAATCTACGGCAGGCACATTGTCTACCGTAAAAGTTCCTCCGGAAGGTAATCCACTTAAAGAAACAGCAGGATCATTTTGACAAAAAGAGGTTGCCAGGTTATTGATAAAAACTGCAGGACTTGGAGTTACAAAAACACCCAGAGTTCCATTAACTGCACCGCAACTGTTGTTTGAAGCAGTTGTTGTAATTGTGGCTGTGCCTGAGTACAAGGAATCCCAGGTTACAACCCCGGCATTATCTATAGTTCCAGCATTAGCCGGAGCAATTGACCAAGTAAAGGCATTCGCATTTGTTCCGCCACCGGTGTAGGCATCGGTTCCTAATCCCTGACATCGGTTTAACGGTCCGGTGACTGTTACATTGGAAGGCACAGGAGTAATGGTGATTCCTACTACATTTGAAGTTGCCCCAGGTGTTGAACCACAACCTGTAGCTACCAATTGATAATAGGTGTCAGTATTAACAGCACCCGGAGTAAATGAAGCCGGATTAGTTTGAATGGTGTTACTAAATGGACCTGAAGCAGATGAGCCGGTTTGCCATACATACGAAACACCAGCCAAGTTCGCATTGGTACTTGTTAAGTTAGCCGCAGTGGCCCCTTGACAAATTGCTTGGTCAGCACTAATGGTTGGAACGGTGATATTTGCATATTCCCAATAAATTCTAACCTCAAAATAAAAGGTACCAACCTGAACTATGCCACAATTTCTCCACTGACACAAAGCTGTTGCATCTTGAATGGTAATATTTTGAGCATTACTATTATCAACATAGTCATCATCTTCTATTAATCCTAAATTACAACTTGACTGGTAAGAACAATTGTTACTACAATCCTTTTCGTATCCTCTGAAACGAATGGTAACAGTGGTGGCAGCAGTATTGGTGTAGGATTGAAGAGCAACCGATTGACCATATAAGGTACCTCCTATGGTAGAAGTTACATTTCCTGCGCCGGTTCCCACATCTCCTGTATAAAAGCATTGGCCACCTACCTGGGTTGCATTGACATTATCCCGACCCCAAACAAACAAACCATATTCTGCCCCGCCGGACTGGTCTCCACGACCATTCCAACCCAAATAGGCCACCTGAACCTGGTAGTTAATATTTTGTGCCCAAGTTACCGTCGATGTAACGACAAACAAAAAAGCTAGTACTAGTTTACGCATGGCTTATTTTACTTTTTTAAGGTACAATTTTAAAATATAGGTTTGATTGGACTGAGACAACACCAACTTCCCATCCCTTTCTTCCAGTTTATATTCTGAATAATCACGATTGGCTTTACTCAGCTTCACGCAAGTTTCTTTTGCATTCATATTACCGCATGGATACATTTTAATGGTTCCATTTACAAGCTCTCCAAAGTACTCTTGTACCCATTCCCCGATCTTTTGAATGATACTTCCATCCGATTTAAATTCAAACGTAGCATGGGCTTTCACCATTCCTTCAAAATCGCCTCTGCTAGCCATATAATCCTTTTGAGGATGTTGAGCATCCTTGTATTCAAACGATTCAACAACATAAACACCTTGCGGACTTTTTACCGAGATAGCCCCTGGAAAATTCTTGGCAAATACCGAAAATGCCATAGAAAAAACCAATAGAAGAGAGGATATTTTTCTTACCATGAATAGAGATTTAATGCACAAATATATATAAAGAACGTTACGTTCGACATTCTATCCCAATAAATCTTAACCTTTTAGGGAATTTTCCGCTAACTATTTTTATTAGAACTTCATTAAAAACAATTCCTTAGGCATCCATTATCTTTTAATTAACATTAACAGGTGCAATTACCTCTTCCTATTATTTTTCTAAAAAATCCTTGTATTTCTTGCCCTTCACATATTTCTTGTACCTTCGCACCCCAACATGAATAACAAGGTTTTTACTGCCATTTTATTATTGAGTTTTTCTTTAATTTGGATAGGTTGTTGGAATGAAAAAACCAAGCCTGATTTAACCATTAGCCAAGTTGAAGAAGCTCAATTACAAGTTCCCATTGAACGTTTTGAGTCTGATTTATTTAAAACCAATGCTCAAAACCTAGATTCTTCATTTCAGGCATTAAAACAGAAATACGGTTCTTTCTTTGACATTTATACCCAAAAAATCTTGGCTATTCCTTTTCAAGATAGTCTTTCATTTAAACAAACCTTGCTTTCATTTATTCAAGACCCTGACATGAAAGATGTTACCAGGGATATTCAAAAGAACTTCCCTAACATGGAAGAAACGGAAGATGATTTGGAAAAAGCATTTAAGTATTACAAACATTATTTTCCGGACTCTACCTTGCCTCGAATCATCACCATGAACTCCGGTTTTAACTATGCAGTTGTTACTACCGATAGTGCCTTGGTTATCGGCTTAGATATGTATTTAGGCGATTCCTATCAATATTACTCACTTTTAGGATTTCCAAAATACAAAACGGCATGTATGAATAAAACCTACTTGTCAACCGATTTGGTATCAGCCTGGTCAAGTACCATTTTTGAAGAACCACCAACCTCCAATACGGTTCTTGGAAAAATGATTTATCAAGGCAAATTACTGTACCTTTTAGATGCATTCCTTCCCGACAAAGCAGATGAACTAAAAATTAAATACACCAAGGAACAATTAGAATGGTGTGTAAAAAATGAAAAACAAATTTGGGAATCGTTACTTAATCGCAAACTTCTGTATTCCAACAAAATGGAAGAAATGGCCAAATTAGTAAATGATGCCCCTTTTACAGCAGGATTTTCGCGCGAATCGCCCGGGAGAATTGGCCGTTGGGTAGGTTGGCAGATCATTCGTAAATATATGAAAAAACACCCCGAAATCAACTTTCAACAACTCATGAAAGAAGGTGATTACGATAAAATATTCCGAGAATCTAATTATAAACCTATATGAGTGCTAATAGCTCCGAAATCTCCATTAAAGTTACCCTGGACGAAAACAAAGTTCCTGAATCTATTCTTTGGCATGCCGGTGATAGCAATATCCCAAACGTGAACAAAACCAAGGCAATGATGTTGGCCCTTTGGGACGACAAGGATAGAAGTTCCCTAAAAATTGATTTATGGACTAAGGAAATGACTGTTGATGAAATGTATATCTTCTTTCATCAAACCCTTATTTCCATGGGCGAAACCATGAAACGAGCCACCGGCGACGATCAGGTTTCTTCCGATCTACGCGAGTTCGCTAACTCCTTTGGAAAACGTCATAACCTTTTTTAAAACTACCGTGGAATTCTTACCCTACAGCAATAGTTTAACTTCATATAGCCGATTCAAATCCAGAGAAGTTAAAATTGGTGATTTGTTACTTGGAGGTAACAATCCTATTCGAATTCAAAGCATGACCACCACCGACACCATGGATACCCGGGCTACGGTGGAACAAAGCATTCGGATGATTGAAGCAGGTTGTGAATTAGTAAGAATTACTGCTCCTTCCATCAACGAAGCCAACAACCTTCTTCAAATCAAAAATGAACTGAAGAAAAAAGGCTTTCATACTCCCTTAGTTGCAGATATCCATTTTACCCCCAATGCTGCAGAAGTGGCTGCCAGAATTGTAGAAAAAGTTAGGGTTAATCCGGGCAACTACGCCGACAAAAAGAAGTTTGAACAAATAGATTATACAGATTCAGCCTATCAAGCTGAATTAGAAAGAATTTCTGACCGCTTCAGGCCTTTGGTTAAAATCTGCAAAGAATACGGAACCGCCATGCGAATTGGAACCAACCACGGCAGTTTGAGCGACCGAATTCTTAGCAGATATGGCGATACTCCGATGGGAATGGTGGAAAGTGCCATGGAATTTCTTCGTATTTGCCGAGACGAAAACTACCACGAAATCGTCCTCAGCATGAAGGCGTCCAACCCACAGGTTATGGTTCAGGCTTATCGACTTTTAGTTTCCAAAATGATGGAAATTGGATGGGATTATCCTTTACACCTTGGTGTGACAGAAGCAGGTGAGGGGGAAGATGGACGAATAAAATCCGCAGCAGGAATTGGCACCTTATTAGAAGATGGTTTGGGCGACACCATTCGGGTTTCTCTTACTGAAGATCCTGAATTTGAAATTCCGGTTGCCAAGGATTTGGTGAACCGTTATTCGCTAAGAAGTGAAAAGCAAAAACCTATTTTACCTATTACTCTTTTACCATACGACCCTTATTCCTATTCCAGAAATCCAACCAAAGAAATTGAAAACTTCGGAAACCAGCAAGTTCCGAGGGTGGTTGGAGACTTAAGCCAAAAAGAAACTGATATTATTCCGGCCAATCTATTTGCCTTTGGATATACCTACATTATAGAATCAGACAAATGGAATTTAAACGACCAGGCCATCGATTACCTATTTGTTGGAGATAAAACTATTGATTTCGAAATTCCCGGAACACTGGGCATAATTCAAAACTATTCCAAATGGATTTCTAACCATAAGAAAGAACAATTCTTTCCCTATTTTACTTCCATTTCTTCATTATCTGAATCAATCCTTTCCGAAAAATTAAACTTCCTTGAAATTTCCTTAACTGAACAAGGAATTCCAGAATTACAAAACCTCCAATCTTACTCCAACCTCGTCCTGGTTTTAACCACCCAGAATGAACATGCCATGCCGGAGCTTCGGCGTTTGGCCGTTTATCTGAAAGAGGCTCAGTTGAACAACCCGATTGTAATAAAAAGGAATTACCCGAATAGTTCTGAAAATCAATTTCAATTGTATGCCAGTACCGACGCCGGCGCCTTGTTACTCGATGGATTTGGTGATGGAATTTGGCTATCTGCCGAACCATCGGTGCCAAACAAAACTATCAATTCCACTGCCTTCGGCATTCTTCAGGCTACCAGAACACGGATTAGCAAAACTGAATACATTTCATGCCCTAGTTGTGGCCGTACCTTATTCGATTTACAGTCAACTACAGCCAAAATCAGAGCAAGAACCGAACACCTAAAAGGTGTAAAAATCGGAATCATGGGCTGCATTGTAAATGGACCCGGGGAGATGGCCGACGCTGATTATGGGTATGTTGGAACCGGAATAGGTAAAATAACTTTGTACAAGGGAAAAGAAGTAGTTAAGCGAAATGTAGCTTCCGAACTCGCTGTAGAAGAATTGGTTAACCTAATCAGGGAACATGGTGATTGGGTTGAAAAAGAATAAAACCCCAGAGAAAAGTGGTTAAAATTGGAACTATTGAATTGGGGGAATTTCCCTTGTTACTTGCTCCCATGGAGGATGTAAGTGATCCACCATTTAGGGCAGTTTGTAAAGACAATGGTGCGGATTTAATGTATACGGAATTCATTTCTTCGGAAGGACTTATTCGGGATGCAGCAAAAAGTCTAAAAAAACTGGACATCTTTGAATATGAAAGACCTATTGGAATTCAGATTTTCGGCAGTGATATTGAGGTAATGAAAGAAGCAACCGAAATAGCCACAGAAGCAAAACCGGATTTAATCGACATCAATTATGGTTGCCCTGTTAAAGCTGTGGTATGTAAAGGAGCAGGTTCCGGAATTTTACAGAACATTCCGAAAATGGTGAAAATGACCGAAGAAATTGTTAAATCCACCTCATTGCCGGTAACAGTCAAAACAAGATTGGGTTGGGATGAAAGCAGCAAAAACATTGAGGAAGTCGCCGAACGTTTACAAGATATTGGAATAAAAGCACTCACCATTCATGGACGAACCCGGGTTCAAATGTACAAAGGCGATGCTGATTGGACTCTTATTGGCAAAATCAAAAATAATCCCCGAATTACCATACCTATCTTCGGAAATGGTGATGTTGACAGCCCTGAAAAGGCCTTAGAAAACAAGAATAAATACGGCGTAGATGGTATTATGATTGGTAGGGCAAGCATTGGCTATCCTTGGATTTTCAATGAGGTTAAACACTTCTTGAAAACCGGTACTCATCTGCCTGCTCCGGGTGTTGAGGAAAGAGTTCAGGTTTGCTTGAAACATTTACAACATTCGATTGAATGGAAGGGACAGCGCCAGGGAGTAATTGAGATGCGCCGCCATTATGCCAATTATTTCAAGGGTTTTCCGAATTTTAAAGAGACCCGCATGAAGTTGGTAACAACCTATGAATACCAGGAGGTTTTGGACCTCTTGGAGCAGGTTAGGTCAATGGAATTAGCTTGAATTATTCTTCCTTAGTTTTATTTTTAGAATTTGGCGGGTCCCTTCGCACTATCTTAAACACTTTTATCAAACATTAGTAAGGCTCAGGTCGGGCTATTCGTTCCAAGTCCTCGCCGCCCGGGCTAATGCCACGGCCGTCTGTGGGCTTTCCACTGCTATCCCTACCCGGGCTGCAAACCCGAACGGTGCTGCTTCGTAAATACATTTTACTGTTAACAACGGCCATTTTTGTTGCCTTTTAACACCGTGTTACCGAATTATACCAATTTTAATTTATAAATAGTCCGAAGGCTTTTATAAATTTAGATTGGTAAATGCCGAGTATACAGTATGTTAGGCCTATTTTTCAATAGGAATTAATACCTAAAATTGGACTAAACATAATGTACATTCGGTATTAGTCCAATTTTTTCAAGAATAATAAACCCAACACCGACTTTTAAGCCCAAGTAATTGTATTCCAATGCTGCAAATGATCTTCAATCGGTACCTGAAGGAAGCAAAGCTCTACTAGTAGCCATAAAGCTATGGTTTACTATTAAATGAATACTAAGTTTTGAATTTACCTTGGCACTAAAGCCTAAACCCTCTGCTATGAATAAGGTTCCTGCACCACCATTTGAATATTCTAATCCGCCTTGAGCCAAAAGAATAGGACTTATTTTCTTCTTCCTTAAAATACGCCAGCGAATATCAACATCAGCAGGTATGGAGAACCCTCGCTTATCGCTATGAAAAGTAACTCCTAATCCAATTCCGGTGAAAACACCACCGCCAAAAAGAACGCCATTTGCAGAGTATACACCTGGGAAAATATCCGTGTTATTCAACGAAGTTCCATAAACTTTTGTACCGTTAATAGTTCCAACACCTAAGCCCAAAACTAATTCATTATTGCTCTGAAAGGCTACCTTCTTATAGACTCTACGGGGTTTTCTTGTTTCTTATTTGAAACCGAATCTTTTATTGAATTTGGCGAAAGACTAGCAATCGTATTGAAGTTAATTCGTATTGGATTTCCAGCT harbors:
- a CDS encoding T9SS type A sorting domain-containing protein; the encoded protein is MRKLVLAFLFVVTSTVTWAQNINYQVQVAYLGWNGRGDQSGGAEYGLFVWGRDNVNATQVGGQCFYTGDVGTGAGNVTSTIGGTLYGQSVALQSYTNTAATTVTIRFRGYEKDCSNNCSYQSSCNLGLIEDDDYVDNSNAQNITIQDATALCQWRNCGIVQVGTFYFEVRIYWEYANITVPTISADQAICQGATAANLTSTNANLAGVSYVWQTGSSASGPFSNTIQTNPASFTPGAVNTDTYYQLVATGCGSTPGATSNVVGITITPVPSNVTVTGPLNRCQGLGTDAYTGGGTNANAFTWSIAPANAGTIDNAGVVTWDSLYSGTATITTTASNNSCGAVNGTLGVFVTPSPAVFINNLATSFCQNDPAVSLSGLPSGGTFTVDNVPAVDFNPQLVGNDTAIVKYSYTDTLTGCSNRVTQQVIILPLPQLAITGIDSVVCLNSINLALIGSPTGGTFFGPGVTGSTFVAGVVGLGNTDVNYYYTDLNGCTDTLTKNVLVTDVPSTVNLGSDTIICVNLSVTLDAGSGYQSYLWSDGSSSQTLTVSQTGIYEVAAVDANGCINEDQIAVSTAYLLEPIITSTGNQTTFCEGDSLLLDAGSGYTSYLWSDGQTTTSTLWVTVSGQYSIFATDATGCSGQSTPVNVLVNPAPNPTVVSNGPTSFCPGDEVTLCGQPGYVQYQWNNGLTTECVTTNVTSVLQLTVVDQNGCSATSANIQTQVFTILQPVITALGPTEFCAVDANGNPGSVILDVGPGFYSYLWTSGSTTPSISVNQSGYYSVTVMDMNGCIDSTLLATPIQVIVHAPYPQISVSQNTLTSDPAVSYQWHEWQFDAYDTLLVGQTNQTYTFDHTSWYFVVVVDDIGCTGSSDTLLVNYKPTSVEDVFGFGVSIYPNPSQDQVFVEFQNGANGVMEISLSDLSGRVVRTFPKYDITNYSKMELDLTGISVGTYLVNLTKDGKTISHKITKN
- the gldC gene encoding gliding motility protein GldC, with the protein product MSANSSEISIKVTLDENKVPESILWHAGDSNIPNVNKTKAMMLALWDDKDRSSLKIDLWTKEMTVDEMYIFFHQTLISMGETMKRATGDDQVSSDLREFANSFGKRHNLF
- the gldB gene encoding gliding motility lipoprotein GldB; this encodes MNNKVFTAILLLSFSLIWIGCWNEKTKPDLTISQVEEAQLQVPIERFESDLFKTNAQNLDSSFQALKQKYGSFFDIYTQKILAIPFQDSLSFKQTLLSFIQDPDMKDVTRDIQKNFPNMEETEDDLEKAFKYYKHYFPDSTLPRIITMNSGFNYAVVTTDSALVIGLDMYLGDSYQYYSLLGFPKYKTACMNKTYLSTDLVSAWSSTIFEEPPTSNTVLGKMIYQGKLLYLLDAFLPDKADELKIKYTKEQLEWCVKNEKQIWESLLNRKLLYSNKMEEMAKLVNDAPFTAGFSRESPGRIGRWVGWQIIRKYMKKHPEINFQQLMKEGDYDKIFRESNYKPI
- the ispG gene encoding (E)-4-hydroxy-3-methylbut-2-enyl-diphosphate synthase; its protein translation is MTFFKTTVEFLPYSNSLTSYSRFKSREVKIGDLLLGGNNPIRIQSMTTTDTMDTRATVEQSIRMIEAGCELVRITAPSINEANNLLQIKNELKKKGFHTPLVADIHFTPNAAEVAARIVEKVRVNPGNYADKKKFEQIDYTDSAYQAELERISDRFRPLVKICKEYGTAMRIGTNHGSLSDRILSRYGDTPMGMVESAMEFLRICRDENYHEIVLSMKASNPQVMVQAYRLLVSKMMEIGWDYPLHLGVTEAGEGEDGRIKSAAGIGTLLEDGLGDTIRVSLTEDPEFEIPVAKDLVNRYSLRSEKQKPILPITLLPYDPYSYSRNPTKEIENFGNQQVPRVVGDLSQKETDIIPANLFAFGYTYIIESDKWNLNDQAIDYLFVGDKTIDFEIPGTLGIIQNYSKWISNHKKEQFFPYFTSISSLSESILSEKLNFLEISLTEQGIPELQNLQSYSNLVLVLTTQNEHAMPELRRLAVYLKEAQLNNPIVIKRNYPNSSENQFQLYASTDAGALLLDGFGDGIWLSAEPSVPNKTINSTAFGILQATRTRISKTEYISCPSCGRTLFDLQSTTAKIRARTEHLKGVKIGIMGCIVNGPGEMADADYGYVGTGIGKITLYKGKEVVKRNVASELAVEELVNLIREHGDWVEKE
- the dusB gene encoding tRNA dihydrouridine synthase DusB — its product is MVKIGTIELGEFPLLLAPMEDVSDPPFRAVCKDNGADLMYTEFISSEGLIRDAAKSLKKLDIFEYERPIGIQIFGSDIEVMKEATEIATEAKPDLIDINYGCPVKAVVCKGAGSGILQNIPKMVKMTEEIVKSTSLPVTVKTRLGWDESSKNIEEVAERLQDIGIKALTIHGRTRVQMYKGDADWTLIGKIKNNPRITIPIFGNGDVDSPEKALENKNKYGVDGIMIGRASIGYPWIFNEVKHFLKTGTHLPAPGVEERVQVCLKHLQHSIEWKGQRQGVIEMRRHYANYFKGFPNFKETRMKLVTTYEYQEVLDLLEQVRSMELA